ggcccctatgcggctCACCTGTATGCAGCAATGGTTCTCCCCACCCACTGTGATGGCacagtggcgtgggaaagttaccgttaatggggcaagaaacaaagtagcactgccaaggaacctgcagcagcggattgcccagtatctccacgaggGTTTCCTGGAGATCTGTGAGGGAGGCTATCGACAGcctgttccaccgctcagactaggcatgcggtgggagacaagcctgctttctgcaaccctcctgcccccaacaactcgcttcagcaattcccaaaatcagatccacttaccaggggcctcctctcctgtttgcgctttgccaagatctgactgctgtgactggctaagCTCCtacggggtagaaaagagctcatggctgcatgcatctctggcctccaagtcatcctctgcctctgggtccccctccccctcttcatccaagatttcctcctcctggctcggtccactctcgactggcacgtgagccaatgaagtatccacaggggccttcgcagtggaggtagGGTCGCCactgagtatcgcgtccagctctttgtagaaccggcagctcgtcgGTGCAGCACTGGAGCGATGGTTTGCCTCCtgcaccttgtggtaggcgttccgcagctccttcacttttaccttacactgcaatgtgtcctagtcatggcccctttctattatgcatcgtgaaatctgtccgtaggtattgtaattcctacgactggagtgcagctgggactgcaccaTAGGCGCCAACAttccccggcgccggtgggtgctcgcacccggccgccctgactccaccctttccccacccctgccccgcccccattccaaccctttccccaaattccccgccccaactcagccccctccctgcccctattggaccccttccccaaatccccgccccagccctgccgcgtgccccctcatcccccctccctcccagcacttgccacgcaaaacagctgtttcgcgacACAAGCGCTGGGAACCCCATACTCAAATGATCCCAAATTTGGACCAGTAACACTACAGAGAACTgcatgaggcacaccaaatttcaagccAATCTGAGTAAGCATTAGGAATTTTAGACCACTTAGTAGAGTCAACTTTTAAACAGAACGTGATGCTCAACCTAAACTTAGAGTAGAGCTGGCACTCCGCTATAATATGGTGCTActcgccgcagccgctcggggtctccccctccctcccaggctctcaaacctgggagggaggggggagatcccgagcggccacagCGCGCGaaaccgcttctccccctccctcctaggcttgagagcctggggggaggaggcagggctggggatttggggaaggggcggagttgaggcggggccgggggtggggtaattaaaaaacgggggggggaattgtttttgctttgggcggcaaaaatcctagagccggccctggctggtcCCCTACAGCCAGAACCTCGGCGTCGCAGCCGCCCGCGCCCGGGGACCCCAGCTACATCACAGCGGGAGCACGATGACTCTGCCATCCATTGGCTAGGGCTGCTAGCGGAGGCAGCTCCGAGAGCTATTCACCCGCCGCCCCCGTTAGCCCTCTCTTCCGATAGCTGCGATTGGTTAGGTCTGGTTTCAATATGGCGGCCAACGCGACTACCAACCCGTCTCAGCTCCTGCCGCTCGGTAACTAGCTCCCCCGCCCAGGGACAGGGTGTCCCGGCTTGCTCCGGTCCGGGCGGGGGCTTTGTTTTTAGGCTGCTGTCggtgatgctgggggaggggcgatcTCAGGCTCCCCTCCTGACGGGGTTGGGGCGGGTCTCGCGGGCCGTTAGTGCCGTTTGAAAGAAGAGGGAACTTGAAGGGCGGTGATGTCTCAAGGCCCGGCCCCGGGACCCGCCCGCCAGACCGCGGCTCATACCCCGCAGCTCCAGGGCGGGAGGGGCAGCGCGCGCTCTGGGCTCCTCCCCGCCCAGGCTGCCGGCAGGTGTAtcccgcccgcccccccagctcttcAGCGGGCAGCCCGGCAGCACCAGAAGCGGCGGgtgcccggggtgggggtggttgtTGCTGGAGCCCCCCCCCAATCGGGCGTGTCTGCCGTGCCCCCCAGCGTGTTTTTAACTCGGTGCCGCCGCTAGCCGTGAGGGGCAGAGCGgctccactgggagctggggccgCGATTCGCAGCTCCAGGAGACCCAGCGGCCAGCTCTGGTCCAGCTCGCTCGCTCCGGCAGTCGGAGTCCCCGGACAGCGTCCGTGGGGTGCCCGGCTGCGGCTACGCTCTAACTTTAACTTGTTTAGGCTTAGTGCAGCTGTCTCTCTGCCCGTTGGGGATCATACCCCCAGCTACACGTGTGGAGACCTGCCTGAGGGCTCCGCGCCTCCGCACTTGTCTACTCTTAAAACGCTGCAGAGTGGACAACGGGAGcggttctcccattgctgtagttaaaccacctccctgagggctagtctaagggcttgtctacactggcactttacagcgctgcaactttctcactcaggggtgtgaaaaaacacccccctgagcgcagcaagtttcagcattgtaaagcgccagtgtagacagtgtactAGCACTGGGAGCCgagcccctcatggaggtggtttttttagagcactgggagagctctctcccagtgctctggtgtgactacacaagccacgttaaagcgctgccacttCAGTGCTTTAACTTTGCCAGTTAGTTTAACTAACTAGAAGggctacattggcacagctgctcTGATGCAGCAGCACCGCTgacaggagaaagctctcccagtggcataattactccacctttgtgagaggcagaagctgtgatggtgggagagTTTCCCACTGTtatagcactggtgtggacagcgcttaggtcaCTTAGCGATGCAAGTTACAggttttttcatacccctaagCAACGTAAGTAATATCaatgtaagtggcagtgtagacttaccttgagaggcggtagctaggtcgatggactTAGGTTGCCTTAATGCAGCCCAGGggtctggatttttcacaccgcaGACCAAAGTAGTTAAacagacctaattttctagtgtagaccaggctttggCTTTTGACTCAGGCTAGTTTGAGTTTATCCCCAGGCTAGCCTATAACCTTTAATTGAAACTGCTAACCAGACTTAAATACTGAGGgcctggctacacttgcagatgtagagcgcttagAGTTACACCAGCCTTcatagagcacagtagggaaagcgctgtagtctgtccacactgacagtgcATTGGCGTGGCcgcattagcagctcttgcaatggccacagagagcagtgcattgtggtagctatcccagcatgcaagtggctgcaacatgcttttcaaatgggggggggggggggtggagtgtgacagggagtgtgttgtgtgtatgtggggggagagcatgtcagcatgctgtcttgtaagttcagacagcagcagacctcaaaataacttttccttatataAGATTCTATTTCTCCCAAAGATTTTCTAGAATCAGGAACATTAAGAAAAAACGGTTTATGATTAATAGGATACAGAAGGAAAATGTGTTCAAGGTTCCTAAAACGTAAATTCTTGATATATCTGGAAAGTGCCTATCACATTGTGGGCACTACCAAAACATatgaacagtaataataatattctACCTGCACCACAAAGTCAGTTGCTACATACTTAAGCTTGGGAGGATTATATTTTTATCCCTAAATattggtaaacattgatttcactgtacacaaactgatgaaaacaaTATTTCCATCGATACTTGAAATTTACaagggcaaagtaagaaaaatgttacttgagaacttattagagtttgctATAAggatatttgtatattttgacaatttatttttacattataaaGCTTTAAGTTTTTGAATTTCAgtgtctgtcattaaataattgtcagaTCCGCCATAATTTACTGtagctgtgaaaatgtaaatggattaaaaattggggtggggagaaatgCTTAAAGCCCATAATTTTGCAAAGCTGTGAAAATttagataaaaatctaaaaaaaaaaaaaaaaaaagttaaaaataaacaatctgtcaaaattataaaagtgaaaattaaattctgctaagcctatatatatatttatatagtgctCAATATGTTCTAGGTGTTTTACAGATATCTTAGGATGCACCTTATGATTAATAGtggatataaaaataaaaactatttttgCATATAGAGTTTTATAAGTATTCTTGGCAATCATTTTGAATGTGTACAGGTTTGCCACATATTCTTAAAAGGAATGTGTTAAAAAAGATGACCATTTAGTATATGTTTAAGTTTAGTTTGTAATCttgtataaaatattttctgATTTACAGAGCTTGTGGACAAGTGTATAGGTTCACGTATTCACATTGTGATGAAGAGTGATAAAGAAATCGTTGGCACACTCTTAGGATTTGATGACTTTGTCAGTATCCTTTAAATGTAATATTTGCTATTTACCAATTTTCTTTTTAGAATAAGCTTAATTATTTAGCTGTTTCTTTGGATATTTTGAATTAGGTGGCTAGAATGAATGCTTCTACTTTTTGCATGGATAAATATGCCACACTagctgaaattattttaaaaattaggccACACCgtttttataaaatgaaaatacAGGTAAAGTTATTAAATCAAGGCTATTTTAGTTCTTTGTTTTCCTTGACAGTAGACTTCAGACATGGTGTTAGAGGATGTTACAGAGTTGTAAGTATTGCTTCTGTTTTTTTGTGGCTATTTgtgtgctttttttcttttctttcccatttACAGAAAAAGTATATTGAATTAGGAAGCAAACCATTTTGACCTCTTTAAAACATTTGACACAACTGAGTAATTTAGGTTTCAAATTTAAACTATTTGTAAATAATCCAATGGGGATTCATTCTGTACAGCCAGCTCTTAAATAGCTGTGTGTGGCAGGTGGCAAAGTCAGGTACTGAGTGTGCTTAGCACACCCCAGTATCCATGCTTTGTGGTTTGGCTTTCTATTCTGACTGGTAGGTAACAGGTCATCTTCTAACCAGCTATAGAGCACTTAAAGATGTATTGCCTTTGCAAAAGGTGAAACTTCTTGTACCTCTTCTTCActgcacaaacaaacaaacaaacaaaaaaagtgtttttgaaCTCAGCCTGGTAACTCATGTGAAGGCTATAAATTGCCTTGTCTTTACTAGGATTTCACATTGAGTTAGTTGACTCGGATtaaggattttctttttttttttttttttttttgtactgaagTTGGCCTCACAGAGTGGCTGTCAcacattttgtcatattaaattttttttaacatttcctgtTCAGCACCCTTGACTTTTTTCCCCTGAACTCCATGTTGAATTCTCCATTAGTTTAATGTTTGCTTTGACACATAGGCAAAGAGTTAAAAAGTAGGTGTAATCTGGGATAAGAAAGCATTTGTTACCTTTATCTTGCAACATTATTCATGTTGCCAGTTGAAACTTTTTCATATGTTAAGGGCAGTGGAGGATGTCCCCAAAACTGTATTGTGATTCATCTAAATTCTGTGTTACTCTTGGTAAATAACCCAGCCTATTACAGAGCCGTGTGTAACTACAGCTCTTACCACAAGTCCAGATTTATTTTGTAAACTTTATATactaaatatttttcttcctaaTATTTGATCAGTGAAATCACACCTGAAGGAAGAAGAATCACAAAATTAGATCAGATCTTGCTAAATGGAAATAACATAACAATGGTAAGTCAGGTGTACTACTTCTTTTTGCACTGGTTCTTAGTATATGTGGAATTCAGTTATTGACTAAATCATTCAAGTAAGATTGAactcatatttattttaaattttaaaaacatgttctgACAGAATAATCACATGAAATCTCATACTGTAATCCTAGACTTAAATTTCTTGATTACACATGTTGCATGTtatgttttgaaaacaaaagtgaaaatataAGCATGAACTTAGTTGTATCTTAACGTACAGTAAACTTAAAACATAATACTCCTGATGCATGCGAATCAGGGCTGAAGCAGTAATTGATTATTGTAGGTCTGATACTGCagccaatattttatttttcctattaCCTGCTATgagactatgggccagattttgcacCAGAGAAGCTTAAGGCCCACTGTAATCAGAGGGACTAAGTACTTGCTTAAATGTTGTAGGATGAGGACCTGAATGACTAAAGACTGCACAATAATACCTATCATGGTAATCTGTTTTGTCTattgtctttaaagaaaaaaactacttgttcaatttttgtttgttttttttaaacagagagaaATGTCAGTAAAATAAATGATAGTTCCTATATCTTTTTtacatttctttctttaaagTTTATTGAGTTAAAGCATTGCTCTTAAACTGCACTCTGAAGAGAGCACATGGTGCTGTCTTGCCTCTTTGTTACAACTGCATCTGTGAATGTCCAGGCTCTTCATTATAAAGCAAGTCTGTTTGTaaaagcagctggaaatgagCAGCCAACCTGTATACCTTTATTTGGGGCTGCTGCTAcacaagaagaagaagagaggagacaggagcagaaaAACTGTTCCTCATTTAGGAAGTGAACTTTATAGTCTGTCTACTTTTAAAAGTGTGCTATtgtgtttttaaactgaaaatcttCCCACCAACTGAAtgccaaagaaaagaaaatcagtagCAGTTTTTTATCTAGACATTCCTTTTTATTGTGTTGAATGTTCCTACATTTCTTGGTTTCTCGTTCCTGAAACATATCTAAGCATGCATTTATCTGGTGGCAACAGATTCCCACTGGAGTGAGGAAAAAGTTTTATTCAATCATGACTTGTTGGctaaaatacatatataaaatgaGAACATTTACATTGGTAAATGTTCTGCTCAAATACTAATCAGTCATGGTATAAATGATACAAAGTATAGGCTAGAAAATTTCAGAATAGGAGTTTAGCAAGCACAGGAAGTTTCACAACATTTTACTATCTTATAAAAGCTATAATGTCACTCATTTTATCTGATTATTTAGCTGCTCTTTGTAAGAATAGAATTAGGGAGTGATTTAGTTCAAAATGGGTCAGTTTACCTATAAAAGTACACATGTGTTATGTTCTAGTATTACTTTAAATTTTCcatctgttttaaaaatattttcagtagtGTTTAATAATAAATATGTACAAAGCCATATCTGACAATTCTCACTTTAAATCTTGAAACTGAACGTGTACTATGTTTCTTCATACTGCATCTCTTAAATTGTCCTTTTCTTATACAGCTGGTTCCTGGAGGAGAAGGACCTGAAGTGTAAATTGATTCATTTGTCATCTATGAAGACTCTTGTTATATATTCTGTTATCTCAATGGAGtgcttttggttttcattttgtttacatttaaagtTGATATTTGATAAAAGGTAAAATTTCCTATTCAGGGAAGATGCATTGCTGATGCTGACTTTGTAAGTTAAAATCATGACTTTATTGTAAAGACCAATCTGCTGTTcagaataaaacaaacattttctttttgttaaataTGCTGGTTGGTTTTATTTAATGCAGTAGAAAAGATATCTGCAGTTATAatgatctttaaaaataaaaaataggaaGAAACAAGGAACTTGAGATCAGAAAGTTAAGGCTGAGACTCAATCTCTAAGTGGCTCAGAAGCAAAATAGTACCACTCAACAGTAAGTAGATTCTTCTGGATGCTTTTCCTCTTGACCCAGAGGGCTCAGCTCATTGGATGTGATTCCATGTTTGTTAGagcttttctaaataaaataagaaaatggTGCAGTCTTTAATGTAATGGACAAGAAACATGGAGATTGGTTCTAAAGTATGCCCCCTGCAGCTTATTACTTCTTTACACTCTTCCCCTTTGGTCTCCTCCTGCCTTGGAGAAAGATCACAGCTGCCTGCCATTACTGCACAGATGTGCAGGAGAGAGGGTAACTAATGAATTGTTGTCGTGGGTAACTAATGAATTGCCCAGTATCAccagaaaagggaaggagaatcagTGGAAAGGGCTTGGTGAAGGAGGAGACTCCAGGGGTCGGAAAGTATGCCAGAGAAATTGTTCTTCTGGACTATGCTGAAGCAAATGATGTCCTTCTACTTTATCTGACTGAGGTAAGCCATGGTCTCTGTTTGCTTGGGATCCTGGCTGAAGTAAGCTGAGGGCAACTTTGTTTAGTCTTAAATGGGGAAAGGCTTTTTTTCAGTAAAACTTCTCAGGGTGTATTTGTTTTGAGAGTGTGAATTATTTTTTGTCCTGCTTAGACTGGCCTGTGAGAGTCAACCTTCAATGGCTTCCTCTGTCCTTCCCCCTCCAGCTTCTGTGATAATGGTTTAATTCCATTTATTGTTTTACAAAAGTGCTAACTTTCTGTTGATTAGAACATTATCTTTACATACTATTTAACCCCAAACTCTCTATTTCATTTACTAAAAATTGATTGTCTTCACTCCTTTTAAATGATACTGGCTCCAGCCAGCACAATTTTCAGTCTTCTTTATCCTCATAGTTATTATCCTAGTCCTCACTCTCCTGACAGTGAAAATAGGCTAGTGCAAAACATACCTCTGAACTGTACCTCATTTTGAAGGATATCACTACTTTTTGTCCCAAAGCTACCTACATTCCACACAAATTTGGACTTGTATTGTTGAAAATTGTTTACATGGGAAATAAAGAACCAGGAAACTTAAAGTTATTTATGCTACATGACTGAATCTCAGAGCATTTTAAAGTTTTCCTGAATATTTTGAGTCTGTCACATGCTGTGTCCCACATTTGGGTATTGGCAGGTTAGAAGGTACCTTGTAGAATCTTGTTCCAAAATCAAGTACTATAAATAGTCGTCTTTATACACAGAGCTTTATTGCACTTGGTGTTTTGCATATATGTTTATAAACTGAACATGCAAATCAGACATTTTGGGAGAGTAAAGTTAGCAGAACTTGGTCCAAATGGAGTTTTGAATGGGAAAGGCGATCAGTATTTGGTCTTTTGTCAGAACATAAAGAGTGAAATGTATAGCATTCTATTCTCTGCAGGCATGAAATGTTCTCATGAGAACTACATTTATATTGTCTCATTcccttttttttgctgttagtttcttACTATTCATAAAGAGGAAGTGCTAATACTGTGATCTCTGTGAGTGTTTTGGTATACCACTTTCTGCAGTCTGTATATGTTCCTCTTGGTATATTTGTGTGTATGCCTATGGTATTAAATATTCACAGGTCACAAGGGAGCAGAGTTAGTGCTCTGGAGATTACTTGCAACTTTGTGCTAAAGAATTAAAATATTCCGCACCCGTTATTTGTCTTCCAGTGCAGTTTCTCAAACAATATTTATACCACTTGCCATTTTGGAAGTGCAAATAATAagctttttaattaaatgaactATGTATGATGTTGGTTTCTCTGGAAAGCTTGCACTTTAATCACATTGATACTGTACTGTCCCTAGAAATATCTGAGCCAGCATTGCTTTTCAGAACACAATGTTTTAAGtcaccactagaggggacagTATCTGAACTAAAATTATACAAGGCTGAGAACCAAAAGGTTTTTATGATGTAGCTTTATAAAATATACAAATCTAAAATTAGGGCTGCACTTTTTGGTCTTAAAAATTAAAGTAGGACTCAGGGATAAAATCAATACATTTTGTTTAATGAATCCAGTTTAAAGTAATATTGACAGTTTTCTTTTGCCAGTTTTTTCAGTGTATGCTATCTGATGTAGTGACTTCCTTAACTTGTCTAGCCAGCAAAACTCTGACGGTACTATTCTCTAATACAGGCACAAGCTTCTTTATACTTCTTGTCTTTCAAGTtgttgcccccccctccccccaaaaatcttgACATAGCAGTTGCAGAACTTCACAAATAAGAACTAGAAAACCCAACAACCAGTGTCTTAACTGAACTGTAATTCAGAGTTTCAGGATTTTAAGTTGATCTCAGTGTTTTatgtaataatacctagctcttgtatATTGCTTTCTGTTAGCAGATAAAGAtgtgctaatgggaagggggtaggtttagcagataaaataaaaaaagaacaagttaaaaatcacttagaaaagtta
Above is a genomic segment from Emys orbicularis isolate rEmyOrb1 chromosome 2, rEmyOrb1.hap1, whole genome shotgun sequence containing:
- the LSM5 gene encoding U6 snRNA-associated Sm-like protein LSm5 isoform X1; its protein translation is MAANATTNPSQLLPLELVDKCIGSRIHIVMKSDKEIVGTLLGFDDFVNMVLEDVTEFEITPEGRRITKLDQILLNGNNITMLVPGGEGPEV
- the LSM5 gene encoding U6 snRNA-associated Sm-like protein LSm5 isoform X2; protein product: MKSDKEIVGTLLGFDDFVNMVLEDVTEFEITPEGRRITKLDQILLNGNNITMLVPGGEGPEV